A genomic segment from Biomphalaria glabrata chromosome 16, xgBioGlab47.1, whole genome shotgun sequence encodes:
- the LOC106066856 gene encoding mucin-2-like translates to MLVHIFFSLVACLPHIQAADNIYINTYIGPDGRSYFTQPLYCNYSGSLLLSTYYNQLRSTYTVREDRNCCYLSDSRNQCCVQSDQLLFQCRCSPSISCGAQPKVDTTTTTPTTTTPTTTPTTTPTTSTTTPTTTTTPTTTTTTTTTTTTPTTTTTPTTTVPPSLCPTPSFRILNGAAVNDDCFFAGISNITILVTSTNTRRVSCNAVLTTTIIDGVLKKTFLTATICKNVIISSQATNLSVEISIGNQNYPIVNPIFNLTDGPNGVAYITINDRYINLLSSLGTCQTTACAYNNVTMSGKVDFNDCKIVSWGASDAATYSQKGLFETALEYSPLGCTAIPNLYGANTTMCFKTKSGKNLICSGDSGAPVYCKAPSNGEWILMGVAALQTGCNATPEVKVIPYPR, encoded by the exons ATGTTAGTACACATCTTCTTCAGCTTGGTTGCATGCCTTCCACACATCCAGGCAgctgataatatatatatcaacacATACATTGGCCCTGACGGCAGATCATACTTCACCCAACCTTTGTACTGTAACTATAGCGG AAGTCTCTTATTGTCTACCTACTACAACCAACTACGAAGTACATACACCGTACGTGAGGACAGAAACTGCTGCTATTTATCCGACTCTAGAAATCAATGCTGTGTTCAAT CTGACCAACTTCTATTCCAGTGTCGCTGCAGTCCTAGCATATCTTGTGGAGCTCAGCCTAAAGTAGacacaacaaccacaacacccACCACAACCACGCCCACCACCACGCCCACCACCACGCCCACCACCTCTACAACCACACCCACAACAACTACCACACCCACCACAACTACCACTACAACAACCACAACCACTActccaacaacaacaacgacaccAACAACAACAGTGCCACCATCGT TGTGTCCAACTCCTTCATTCCGTATACTTAACGGTGCAGCCGTCAACGATGATTGTTTCTTCGCTGGAATCTCCAACATTACCATATTGGTGACTAGTACCAACACAAGACGTGTCTCCTGCAATGCTGTACTGACCACGACAATCATTGATGgagttttgaaaaaaacatttctgacTGCTACAATTTGTAAGAATGTCATCATTTCCTCCCAAGCTACAAATCTAAG cgtTGAAATCTCAATCGGCAATCAAAATTATCCCATCGTTAATCCAATTTTTAACCTAACTGACG gACCAAATGGCGTAGCCTACATTACCATTAATGACCGCTACATCAATCTTCTAAGTAGTCTGGGAACATGTCAGACTACAGCATGTGCTTACAACAATGTCACAATGTCTGGGAAAGTGGACTTCAATGATTGTAAGATTGTCAGCTGGGGAGCTTCGGATGCAG CTACATATAGTCAGAAAGGATTGTTTGAGACAGCTTTAGAATACTCCCCCCTTGGATGTACAGCAATACCAAATCTTTATGGCGCCAATACTACAATGTGTTTTAAAACTAAGAGTGGCAAAAATCTCATCTGTTCG GGTGACAGTGGCGCCCCAGTCTACTGCAAGGCTCCAAGTAATGGCGAGTGGATTTTAATGGGTGTGGCTGCCCTTCAAACTGGATGTAATGCTACTCCTGAAGTCAAAGTCATTCCATATCCTCGTTGA
- the LOC106066857 gene encoding uncharacterized protein LOC106066857 gives MKKSGHHLRSLATLFIVVVTWSVQCSHGAMLNTYVSSDGRTYYNTPLMCDSGLLVSPYLKYLRQSYTSRDDKDCCYLADTRNNCCFSNTECRCSTSVTCGLPTTTSTSTTTTTSTTPTTTTTTSTSTTSTTTTPTTTTTSTTTTTTPPTTTTTPTTTTTTTTSTTTVQPRIASLCALTKRVLNGVNVKDSCTYMGIANITISNFTTCHAVLTTATVNGTYKTTFLTAGICKKQLSSTQQFDLEIGIQKYPIPSVLFSLYDGPNDSAFIDVSPRYTAILNNLGPCQEPACPYNNVTMSGRVDFNTCRLVSYGITNQTGFVSQGEMEVSVKLTPSGCSKLATVSNTTTCFTSTSGLNVYCLGDSGAPVYCQAPTNGEWILVGVTQVASSCGSSPEFRVIPYPG, from the exons atgaagaaaagTGGTCACCACCTGAGGTCACTAGCGACCTTGTTTATTGTGGTAGTAACGTGGTCAGTTCAATGTTCACATGGTGCTATGTTAAATACTTACGTGTCTTCTGATGGAAGAACTTACTACAATACGCCATTAATGTGTGACAG CGGTCTTCTAGTGTCTCCTTACTTGAAGTATCTCCGTCAGTCGTATACGTCAAGAGATGACAAAGACTGTTGTTATTTGGCCGATACCAGAAACAATTGCTGCTTCTCTA ATACTGAGTGCAGATGTAGTACAAGTGTCACTTGCGGTTTACCAACGACCACGTCGACATCCACCACAACTACAACTAGCACAACACCCACTACAACAACCACGACCTCAACCAGCACAACTTCGACAACCACGACACCAACAACAACCACGACATCAACTACAACCACCACAACGCCACCCACCACAACAACAACCCCCACTACTACAACCACAACAACGACTTCAACAACAACAGTTCAGCCGAGGATAGCTTCCT TATGCGCCTTGACTAAAAGAGTCTTGAATGGTGTCAACGTAAAAGACAGTTGTACGTACATGGGCATCGCCAACATTACAATCTCCAACTTTACCACATGTCACGCCGTACTGACCACAGCTACTGTCAATGGAACCTATAAAACTACATTTCTAACAGCTGGTATATGTAAGAAACAGCTGAGCAGTACACAGCA atttGATTTGGAAATCGGAATTCAGAAATACCCCATTCCTTCAGTTCTGTTTAGTCTCTATGATG GTCCTAACGACTCTGCTTTTATTGATGTCTCTCCAAGATACACTGCTATACTCAATAACCTGGGTCCGTGTCAGGAACCTGCTTGTCCCTATAACAACGTGACCATGTCTGGACGAGTAGACTTCAACACCTGCCGACTGGTCAGCTATGGTATCACCAACCAAA CGGGTTTTGTCAGTCAAGGTGAAATGGAGGTGTCAGTCAAGTTAACACCAAGTGGCTGCAGTAAGCTTGCTACAGTCTCCAACACGACCACATGTTTCACTTCCACGAGTGGACTGAATGTCTATTGTTTG GGAGACAGCGGCGCACCTGTGTACTGTCAGGCTCCAACAAATGGGGAATGGATTCTAGTAGGCGTGACACAAGTAGCATCATCCTGTGGGTCCTCCCCAGAATTTCGTGTCATTCCATATCCTGGTTAA